ATCCTCGTGGAGGCCGCCCTGCGCGGCCGCGAGATCGAGTGCGGCGTCCTGGAGTTCGAGGACGGCCCCCGCGCCTCCCTGCCCGCGGAGATCCCCCCGCCCGAGGCGCAGGCGTACTACGACTTCGAGGCCAAGTACATCGACTCCACGCCCGGCATCGTCCCGGCGCCGCTGACGCCCGAGGAGACGGCCGAGGTGCAGCGCCTTGCGGTCGACGCCTTCGAGGCGGCGTCCTGCGAGGGCCTGGTCCGCGCGGACTTCTTCCTCACCGACGACGGCGAGTTCGTGATCAACGAGATCAACACGATGCCCGGCTTCACGCCCATCTCGATGTACCCGCAGATGTGGCAGGCGAGCGGGGTCGGCTACCCCGAGCTGATCGACCGGCTGGTGCGGGCGGCCCTGCGGCGCTCGACGGGCCTGCGCTGAATCGACCCGCAAGGGGCGCGGGGAACTGCGCGATCAGCCACGAACGGCCCGCGGACTCAGGGCGGGAGCACTGGCGCGGCGCTCAGGAGGCGATCCCCTCGGGGATCGCCTTCTTCACGGCCGAGGCCAGATCGATCAGCACACTCGAGCTGTCCACGCCCTGCGGCGCCCGGACCTCGACGTACGCCTCCCGGTTGGCGGTGGTGAACCGGTACCCGCCGCCGTCCTGCTCCTCCATCAGCCAGTCGACGCCGTTCACACCGCCGGCGACCGCGTCCGGATCCCGCCCGTCCGCGACCTTCGGGTCGATCATCTTGGGCGGCTGCGGCACACCGCAGCGAAGTATGATCGCCGGGCTGCCCCAGCCCGCCGTCAGCGCCGACGCGGGTTCGGGATCCTCGCGGCGCTCACCGTCCACCTTCGCGGGCAGTACCTTGTCCAGGTTCCGACACAGTTCCGCGACCTTCGCGTCCGGACTGGGAACCGCCGCCGACGCGCTGTCGTCTGCTGAGGAGCAGCCCGCGACAGTGATCAACAGCGCGACAGCGGGCAGGCGGAACACGCGGAAGACACAACGGTGCCGGTGACGGAAAGAGTTCACCGGCACAGGGTAGACGGGGGCTACAGATGGACGACCGGGCAGGTCAGGGTGCGGGTGATGCCGTCCACCTGCTGGACCTTGGCGACCACCATGCGACCGAGATCGTCGACGGTGTCGGCCTGGGCCCGCACGATCACGTCGTACGGTCCCGTCACGTCCTCGGCCTGGATGACCCCAGGGATCTTGCTGATCGTCTCGGCGACGGTCGACGCCTTGCCGACCTCCGTCTGGATCAGGATGTACGCCTGTACCACGGAACCTCCAGGGCGGCCACGAGGATCATGTGGGGAAAAGGAACGCCACGGTATCGCGTCGCCGCTCGCCGCGGGGAGACCTGCGGGGACCGGGTCTTGCGCGCCGGGGTGCAGGTCCGGCAGAACTTGACGGTCACCTCGACCGTAGCGAGGGCTGAGATGCCTCGCGACCGGGCACGGACAGGGACAGAAGGGGAGAAAGGGCAATGAAGGGCACTGTTGGTGAGCTCGGTGAGTTCGGGCTCATCAGGGAGCTCACCTCCCGTCTGACCACCACCCCGGCGGTCCGGGTAGGCCCCGGCGACGACGCCGCCGTGGTGGCGGCGCCCGACCGCAGGGTCGTGGCGAGCACGGACATCCTGGTGGAGGGCCGGCACTTCCGGCGGGACTGGTCGACGGCCTACGACGTGGGCCGCAAGGCGGCCGCGCAGAACCTCGCCGACATCGCCGCCATGGGCGCCGTACCGACCGCGCTGCTGCTCGGCCTGGTCGTCCCGGCCGAACTGCCGGTGACCTGGCCGAGCGAGCTGATGGACGGCCTGCGCGACGAATGCCAGGTGGCGGGCGCCGCCGTGGTCGGCGGTGATGTCGTACGCGGCGACTCGATCATGGTGTCGATCACCGCGCTCGGCGACCTGCGTAACCAGGAGCCGGTGACGCGGGCGGGCGCCCAGCCGGGCGACCTCGTCGCCGTGACCGGCTGGCTGGGCTGGTCGGCGGCCGGGTTCGCGGTGCTGTCCCGGGGGTTCCGCTCGCCGCGGGCGTTCGTGGAGGCTCACCGACGGCCCGAACCGCCGTACCACGCGGGTCCCGCCGCCGCCGGGCTCGGGGCAACCGCGATGTGCGACGTGAGCGACGGGCTGATCGCGGACCTCGGGCACATCGCCGAGGCCAGCAAGGTGCGCATCGACATCCGCTCCGGGGCGATCGACATCCCGTCCCAGATGAACGACATCGGGCAGGCCGTCGGGGTCGACCCCATGCAGTGGGTGCTGACCGGGGGAGAGGACCACGCGATCGTGGCGACGTTCCCGCCGGACGTGAAGCTGCCCGCCCGCTGGAAGGTCATCGGCGAGGTCCTCAACCCCTCGGCGCTGCCCCAGGTGACGGTCGACGGGGCGCCGTGGACCAGCAAGGGCGGCTGGGACCACTTCGGGGACATAGAGTCATGATCCCCAACGTCCTCACGGTGGCGGGCTCCGACTCCGGCGGCGGCGCGGGCATCCAGGCCGACCTCAAGACGATGCTCGCGCTCGGCGTGCACGGCATGAGCGTCGTCACGGCGGTGACCGCGCAGAACTCCCTCGGCGTGCAGGGGGCTTGGGAACTGCCCGTGGAGGCCGTGCGCGCCCAGTACCGCAGCGTCGTCGACGACATCGGCGTCCAGGCGGTCAAGACCGGGATGCTGGCCTCCGCGGAACTGGTGGAGGCGGTCGCCGAGTTGATCAGGGGCACGGACGCCCCGGCGGTCGTCGACCCGGTGGGCGTCTCGAAGCACGGCGACGCCCTGCTCGCCGCCTCCGCCCTGGACTCCGTCCGTACGAAGCTGCTGCCGGCGGCGACGGTCGCCACACCGAACCTCGACGAGGTGGCCCAGATCACGGGCGTACGGGTCGAGTCGGAGCGGGAGATGCGGGAGGCGGCGGCGGCCGTCCTCGCGTACGGGCCGCGCTGGGTGCTGATCAAGGGCGGACACCTGCCCGGGGACGCCGTCGATCTGCTCACCGACGGCTCCGAGGAGCACTGGCTGCGGGCGCCGAGGCATGACAACCGCCACACCCACGGCACCGGCTGCACGCTCGCCTCCGCGATCGCCGCCCAGCTCGCGAAGGGGCGGTCCGTGCCGGAGGCGGTGGCGGCGGCGAAGCAGTACGTCACGGGGGCCGTCGCGGCCGGGTTCGCGCTCGGTGGGGGAATCGGGCCCGTGGATCACGGCTGGCGCTTCCGGGCCGGTCCCGCGCGCTGATGTCCAGGCACGGCAAAGAGCCGGCCCACCAGAGGTGGGCCGGCTTTGCAGCGAACCAGCAGTGGCCGCGCGCTAGCTGAGCGTCAGCGCGAGACCTTGCCGGCCTTGATGCACGAGGTGCAAGCGTTCACGCGCTTCGGCGTCCCGCCCACCACGGTACGCACACGCTGGATGTTCGGGTTCCAGCGACGGGGCGTACGGCGGTGC
This is a stretch of genomic DNA from Streptomyces hawaiiensis. It encodes these proteins:
- the rpmB gene encoding 50S ribosomal protein L28, with protein sequence MAANCDVCGKGPGFGNNISHSHRRTPRRWNPNIQRVRTVVGGTPKRVNACTSCIKAGKVSR
- a CDS encoding DUF3515 domain-containing protein gives rise to the protein MNSFRHRHRCVFRVFRLPAVALLITVAGCSSADDSASAAVPSPDAKVAELCRNLDKVLPAKVDGERREDPEPASALTAGWGSPAIILRCGVPQPPKMIDPKVADGRDPDAVAGGVNGVDWLMEEQDGGGYRFTTANREAYVEVRAPQGVDSSSVLIDLASAVKKAIPEGIAS
- the thiD gene encoding bifunctional hydroxymethylpyrimidine kinase/phosphomethylpyrimidine kinase, producing the protein MIPNVLTVAGSDSGGGAGIQADLKTMLALGVHGMSVVTAVTAQNSLGVQGAWELPVEAVRAQYRSVVDDIGVQAVKTGMLASAELVEAVAELIRGTDAPAVVDPVGVSKHGDALLAASALDSVRTKLLPAATVATPNLDEVAQITGVRVESEREMREAAAAVLAYGPRWVLIKGGHLPGDAVDLLTDGSEEHWLRAPRHDNRHTHGTGCTLASAIAAQLAKGRSVPEAVAAAKQYVTGAVAAGFALGGGIGPVDHGWRFRAGPAR
- a CDS encoding Lrp/AsnC family transcriptional regulator, whose amino-acid sequence is MVQAYILIQTEVGKASTVAETISKIPGVIQAEDVTGPYDVIVRAQADTVDDLGRMVVAKVQQVDGITRTLTCPVVHL
- a CDS encoding thiamine-phosphate kinase; the encoded protein is MKGTVGELGEFGLIRELTSRLTTTPAVRVGPGDDAAVVAAPDRRVVASTDILVEGRHFRRDWSTAYDVGRKAAAQNLADIAAMGAVPTALLLGLVVPAELPVTWPSELMDGLRDECQVAGAAVVGGDVVRGDSIMVSITALGDLRNQEPVTRAGAQPGDLVAVTGWLGWSAAGFAVLSRGFRSPRAFVEAHRRPEPPYHAGPAAAGLGATAMCDVSDGLIADLGHIAEASKVRIDIRSGAIDIPSQMNDIGQAVGVDPMQWVLTGGEDHAIVATFPPDVKLPARWKVIGEVLNPSALPQVTVDGAPWTSKGGWDHFGDIES